The segment TATCCGGACGAAGCCTCACGTGAACGTGGGGACGATTGGGCACGTGGACCACGGGAAGACGACGTTGACGGCGGCGTTGACGTACGTAGCGGCGGCGGAGAACCCGAATGTAGAGGTGAAGGATTACGGGGAGATT is part of the Thermus sp. LT1-2-5 genome and harbors:
- a CDS encoding GTP-binding protein, which produces MAKGEFIRTKPHVNVGTIGHVDHGKTTLTAALTYVAAAENPNVEVKDYGEIDKAPEERARGITINTAHVEYETAKRHYSHVDCPGHAD